From the Trifolium pratense cultivar HEN17-A07 linkage group LG4, ARS_RC_1.1, whole genome shotgun sequence genome, the window cattaaaattatgtgcaataattgatttTGTATGTCTTtcattaatgattttttttaccggatcataaatttagagaataattataacgtgagatttagaaagttattatcacgtgtgacttagaaagttatatatatatatatatatatatatatatatatatatatatatatatatatatatatatatatatatatatatatatatatatatatattctaatactataacaccttcaacaatattgaaatctattaaaaaaaacatctttcacatttcaatgtctcgTGTTAATAACTTCACCACAATTCGACTTAATTTACTCAGAGATGTGTATAAACTTTCATTctgttttgtgatttattatctttattcctgaaatcgatattattttaaaactttgtgctatatatatattactgaATTGCAAATTAGATATCGGACCTACTGCGTTGAGTTTTGCGTAACCGAAGTTAGTACAGTTCCAAAAATTTTAATAGATTGTTTTTTACACCaaaattctcaattatttatatttaatttttttattttatatgttatttctattaaaattatgataCCGAGTATTAATATTAGGATTTTCACCATGACACAATTTTGTATTTAGTGAGTGATTTCTATTATATTTAGATCTAGATTGATACTTAACAAGGAATAAATAATATGCAGTATTCATCATTTCATAGAATATTGTTAAATgggaaaaactcaaattttcttttttcctaaCATTTCTATTGTTCATTGATTTTATAGGGTGCAGTGATGCTTCCGAAGATTTTTTTTGCTGATTTTCGACACGATATTTATCGTTTCGCAACTTTGGTAGATCCGTTCGCGAATCAATTTGAAGTATTAGtcgaaaaaattaacaataatatttatttaacgcATGGCTGGTATgctttaaaagatttttacaaTATCAGTCGTATCGAGGCTTGGGTTACATTGGTATACACTGGAAGAGGACAATTTGGTATAATTTTAAGGGATAGGTTTCGTGCAGTTATAAATTCATactcattattttgattttcacattgcagatttaatattaaccgatggtcaattgatacaatatgcactagcagatattgagatgatgttacgtagttgtgggaagagtttaaaagattatcctccaatgtctagagcagacacatcattagttcctagtatacaaaatagtttaatacacgacgaattgaattatagcAAACAATCATTAtttgaggaacatgttagattgttgttaactatgacttcagagcaacgtaaagtatatcacacaatcatgacaagagttaacgaaaacaaacctggtgtgttttttctttatggttatggcagtacagggaagacatttatctggagggtcaTGTCAGTCGCAtaacgctcaaaaggtgagatagttttaacagttgccttaAGTGAGATCGTTGCATTGCTCATAcgtggcggtagaacaacacattcaaggttttgtattcctctaaatgttgacgagttttcaacatgtaccatagtttcTGAAAGCCCTTTAGcactattaatacaaaaaggaaagctcattatatgggatgaagaaccaatgatgcacaaacactgtttcgaagctgttgattgaactttaaaagatatactcaagtttgttgatgaaaaaaataaacacattcccttcggtggaaaagttgttgtttttggcagagattttagacaaattctacgaGTAATACCCAAAGATACAAGACaaaaagttgttcatgctactattaattcttcggttctttggaatttttgtgaagttttaacattgaataaaaacatgaggcttctcggtggtgcttcgagtgcagacgttgaacaaagaaaattgttttctgaatgagttttgggtgttggcaatgaagaaattggagatgacaacgacgatgatttagaacttgacattccatcagatttattgattccaaattcaggtgatcctcttgcttctatcgttgaaagcacatatcctcaacttttacaaaacatgaacgatataacgtatttccaaaatagagttatactagctcctaaaaattcaatagtcgacacaataaatgattatatgttggatttaattactgacgaagaaaaaacatatttgagtcaTGATACTCCAGTCACttaaaatgtagacggtcaaacactggatgatgttcatactcccgaatttttgaacacgatttatACGTCAgaacttccaaatcacaagttgagacttaaagtttgagttccagttatgctattaaggattttgaatcaaaaattaggattatgcaatggaacaagacttattattacgagattgggaaaacgtgctcttgaaggaaaaattattttatgaagTAATATTAGTGATCAgattttcatacctagattttctctgacaccatctgacgtgagaattccttttaaatttaaactgagacaatttcctataatgatttcttttgcgatgactattaataagagtcggGGACAATCTTTAAATCATGTTGGAATATATCTTCCATCGcaagtgttttcacatggtcagttgtatgttgcaatttcaagagttacttctataaaatgattaaaaatattgatcatcaatgacgacggtgaagatacaaCTAAGACTttgaatgtggtctataaggaagtatTTCGTAATatgacataattttctttgtatgaatatttatccaaaattattgttgaaccatcgtttaatgttactcaacctttttcatataccttacattattggaattatcatattttatttaatcattatatatatcattatatatcttacagttAATCAGACCCTTGCACCGCATGAATCGATGTTATAGTTTTAATAGCAGCTAACTAAAAAGAGTAACgttcaaaaaaactaaaaagagtAATTGAGGAGGGCAGCTTTGCTCCATTTCTATAATCAACCCTTTGATTTGTTTTCGCCACATGTCCCTTATCATATCAGTGCAATCAAAAGGAATAAAAGGAGCTTATAGAAATGGAGCAAAGGTGCACTCCTCAAATAGTGTCTCTTCACTTCCCTTTTAGGGTGAAAATggcaaaacacaaaaattaatttaatacgtataataaaaaaagacacATTACCCTTCACACAAAAAAAGACattaatgtattttattttttgtggttCACACTATCTTTGGATTTGAAGCTTTTGTTTTCACTCACAATCTCTCACTCCAGCAGTAGAACAACCtaaggtagttttttttttctttccctaaTTTAATTCTAGATTCttccttttcatttttgttattaCTCCTTTGATTATATCACActataattattttgttataagattttgataattattactatttctTGCAGATTATTGAAATTGTAAATGGCTTCCATTATTGCAAGCTTGCCACCACCATTGCTGCTTCATGGCAGAAAATCATTTCAAGGGAACTTCCAAAATTTCCCTGTTTCTCTTCTTTCAGGTAACCCTTTACTGggtttgttctttttcttttctttttattggaGGGGTCTCTcaaagttgaattttttattcCCTTAgagagtataaaaaaaatttgttttattctgTAATTGTTGTAAAATCTTCAATATTGATATACTAGTGCCAACTGCCAAGAATTGGAAGTATGCCATTGTTTAAAATCGGGTTGTAGCACTGATACTTCAGATCGAAAGTGTGTCTGGTGTCATACCGACACAAACTGTTACATTTAatcacttcaattttttatattattaccGGTATCCATTGTGTGTGCGCGCGCACGCGTGTGTGTTGGTGCTTCATAGGTTTTAATTCAAGTAGTGGTTCTTTTAGAAGGTTGACTATCTGTGGTCATTCAAATCTCAGGCTATTCGATAAATATTGTATGATTCATATCTATTGTTGTATTTTAAAGTCGATTTGATGAAGTTAAATTACAAGCTGACCCCGTCCGTCTTTCATCTAGTGACCGATATTTCTTGACTGACTGGTTTTCCTAACTGCAGAGAATTCCAGTCCTTTCTTCTAACTGTAGTTTTTTTAAGTCGAATTAAGTATTCATGCGAATTGACAATTTTGATTGTGACAAAAACGCCCATAGAGGaagctagtttttttttataccgTCAAAGTCAGTAATTAGTTAttaatgttagtatttttcCTTCACCGGGTCTTGAACCCGAGTCCTTTTACAACTTAACATCTTTAACTCTTATCCCAAACCATCTGAGCTACCCACCCCACCACCATAGAGGAAAAAAGTATTTGGATGATAGGGTTATCCCCCACAATATTTGTTTAATCAAATGATATAATTGCAAATTTTGAACTGTGTGAGTtgattcaaaaaacaaaaaaaactgtGAGTAATCAGAGGATAAGAGATATAGAGATCATCGGCTAAATTTAGATAGttgttgattgattgattaGAAGACACTTAATGATACAATAAGTGCTCTTATTTATAGTGAGGATAGAGCACTAACTAACTTAATAATTTCAGGTACAAACTAAGTCAGTAATCACAGTTAAGCGTGTTCGAGCGAGAATAGTACTAGGAGGAGTGACTTTCTGGGTAGttctttgttgttaaaaaaaagactAACTCGGTAAAATGCTTAATTTTTTAACTTCAGTAGTTTACTGTGCTCCGGAGCAATTATGAAAATGTTCCAAGTTCTTAAAATACCATTGATTTGATTACTTTTAAGTTCTTATGGTGTGCACTTAATTAAAAGTGTTTATATCTCTATGGTCCTTATTCCTGACTTTCGATCTCACAGGGAGACGGAGCAACATTGCATTTGTTGTGAAGGCTTCTGGAGAAAGTTCTGAATCTTCAACTTCACTTACTGTTTTCAAATCTGTTCAGAGTGTTGTGAGTTTCTCTTACCACTCTCATCCTTCATGTCTCTTTTTCAAGAAAGACACCAACTGTTACCTAAGTTTCTGTTTGTTTTTTGATATTCGAACAGTGGGATACACCTGAGGACCGGTTGGGACTAATTGGTTTGGGCTTTGCAGCTGTAGTAGCACTTTGGGCATCAACAAATTTGATAGCGGTAATCTTCACCAATCTTGCATTATTTTGGAACAAAATAAGCCGTTGTAGAATTTTATCCGAATGTTAAGGCAATGTTTGAGagcttatgtttttttttttctttctgatttTTGTGTGTAGGCCATTGACAAATTGCCAGTTATCCCAATTTCTTTAGAACTAATTGGAATACTTTTCTCAGTGGTAAGTATTGTGCTAAATAATGCGCAGACGCATGAATATAAAAGCACAATTTTGTATAATGAGTGCATTCATCACAAAATACATAAGAGTTGCAAATAGGCATGGCAACAGaacccgtacccgcgggtacccgcccgaacccaccccgagtttgacggggaaaaaccgatttgactgggtttgggttcgggtttgggttttccccgatttcaaaacatggggatggggtgggtaacggagatattggtacccaccccgaacccgtccccgaacccgcccgtttatataaaattactatattacccctatttatttataatgtcacATATCATATAACCCATCTTCTCGCTTCCCAATTCCCACTTCACGTCTTTGCCACTTCCCACTTCCACCTAATTCTCTTTCTCACTTCCAATAATTTCACTTCCCAACAAGCAGTAATGATTCCTTCTCTCTCAGTTCCATTCCAAACGTTTCAAGTTCTACACATCTTATATTGCTATGtttcattttcttatatatttacccaaatggggatacccgaacccatttgggtatacccgaacccatttgagACGGGGtttgggttcaatttttcatccccgtcgggtaatgggcggggaacgggtatttatcaatgattcgggtatggggaacggggaaggtaaaaaccgtacccacgggtacccattgccatgcctagttGCAAACTATGTTTTACAAAAGGAACTCGATATATTGATTGGTTGATTTGGCAAGTTGATAAGTAACTTGAACTTGTTTTTCTGTTTCAGTGGTTCACTTATCGCTATCTCTTATTCAAGCCTGACCGGTAAGCATTTATATCACTTTCATGATTTCCATTTTGTCTAATATTAGTTGCATAAAAAATTATACGAAGACGTGTGATTTCATAATTGAAATATGTGATCGTTCTGTTTGCGTCTAATGCAGTTTAAAATAAACATGCCATAAGTAGTTAATGATTACCTACCTCAAAGCGAGATtaatagtgatttttttttagataaattagTTCATTCATTAGTACTTTGCATGGATTTATTAGCTTATATTGCAGTCAATACACAATCAACTtcatttgaatattttcttGATACAGGGAAGAACTTTTTCAAATCTTGAATAAGTCGGCTTCAGACATCTTGGGCCGGTAAGATGTGCTGCCAAAATGTTGCTCTAGATTATGATTTTAAGTGCAGATTGTCCTTTATCAGTGGCCAAAAGTTCACTCCTATGTAAAATTACAGTGCAAGTACATAAATGAATTGAAGCTGAAATCCATCCGTTGCGTTTGCTTTGTGTACATTTGAAAACGATTTGAACATAAACAGTTAATTTTGCTGGTTAAGTGTTTTCTTAAAACAACTTTTTGCTTACATATGAACTCTTTTAGTGTTTATTGcataagtgtttaattaagATTTTTGTTCATATATCACATATTGTTGCTCCACAAATTCATCTCTCCCCGATTGTAATGTATCTTAGCTTTCATATTTAAGTAAAATATTTGGCAAAAGTTGATCTAATCGGTAAGAAGTTAATTCATCATTATTTATAAGGGCTAGTTCAATCGCGTTGATCTAGTTGGTAAGAAGTTGATCTTAGCTTTTAATTTTTAACGACtaagtaatttttttgacaagagtAAGTCTTGttgattttcatttattttttgaaatgttgAATGATATTTTCAGCCCATTAATATTAAAtcatgtttatatatttatgaaTCATTATTTTAACTAAAGTAAATAAAGTGATTATATTTATTCCTAAAAACACAAGAACACTTGCATGACTGAGATAGTATAATATCTCTTCCCTCTTAATTAGAGGTATTGAGTTTTAATTCAACTTGAGAATGTAGCATCGTTAAATTTTCGTAATGGGGAATTTTGCCACTCTTTGCGATCCTATCTTGCTTGATAGATTAGTCTCTGCCCGTAAAGGATATccgtttcataaaaaaaaaaactttttattccCATAAGGTCCCATCTACTGCATTAGAAATGGTCTAGCAAATCGCATAAGAGCCTGATACAAATATATTATTGGGTATTGTTTATTGACAGTTACCATATATGATAATCTTCTTTGACACGAAGCAATTAAGTGGCCATTTTATAAGATGGTTAATGAATGATGAGGAAAATAGCATGCAAATGGAGATGAAAGAGATTATGTTAGTGGGCACAAACCTTCATGTAAAATTGTCGTAAACGTGGAAAAGCCACTATAGAACCAAACAAACGCTAACTTAATTACACATGTAGTTTGCAAGTAGCATGATTTGCAATAACCAGAATTGAAATAGTAGAAGATGAATTGAGAtgagtagctcaactggttaaactAGTTGAACTAAGGGTTAAAGAGTAGGGGTTCAGGGTTCGAGTCCTGACAAAtgagaaaaaactaacatatgGAAAAGTGAAGTTTAAACTTCTATATCTTACTTTAccactttaaaagtaaaatttttagctaataaaatatatgataaaaaaataaaataatgtgacCAAGAATAAAATAGATTGTTTGTAGATCTGATAGGGGCAGCAGCACTGCacatctaaaataataattataatttgaaCCACAACATTTTCCTATAATCTTAATACTTAACCTCTTAATTGATAGCGATATTACATTATATAGTAGAAATCGAAGTTTAAACTTTATAATGTGAAATTTTAatcaacccacttgggttggtgcattgataTTAGCTTAgaacctgagagtgtgctcctcttgaggtctgagatTCGATTTCCTCTGATACCAATTTGAGTggactaatttaacttcttcaaacaaaaaaagtgaaattttaatcattgaacttcgaaaagaaaaaaacaaaaattgaaccACACAAAAATTATAGTACAAAAATTTAGTAATAAACACTTTACTTAAAGTTTAATTAAGTTGTTGCTTAAATCCGAAATCTATGGTAACTTTTGTACAGTATTGACCAAGATTGTGTGACATATTACTGACACgtgtcttcttcttcaactGCCATCATCAAAACACTTCATTCTGATTCTATTGCATCATCACTTTCTTCCAACTTCTGCATTtctaaatcatcatcatcatcttagAACTACATCAACAACAAGGTATTTACCTAGTAAATGTAAGATTTTCATTTACTTTTTTAAGCTTTATTTGagatttttgttattttcttcaTGTAACATTTGAACTAATTAAATAATCGAATAATGTTGATATTTATCACCTCATTTTATGGGAACAACAATGTGCatgaaaaaattaacattcttGAAAAATGAAGTTCTGGGAATGTTAGATCTGAGAAATTTTTTGTaactttgttgtttttgttcttatGATGCAGTAGCTTGTTGATAGTTACTTTGTTGTGAGGTTTGGAGAAAGATTTTATCGATTCGCAATGCGAGGAAGACAACGAGTAGCATCAAGGGAATTCATAACTGCGTATGATATTAAAGATGAAAATCCAGGTACCTTTCTGTTTTTGTAAATATCTTCttcaagtttatttatttatttatttatttttgtttttaatttgccCTTTTTGTTGTTTAAACCAAGTGGTAGATTTTATTATTAGAAAACTTTGgatttattgattttatatttGAGTGATTTGATTAGTTATGAATGGTATTGTATTGGTATGGTATCCAATGTACTATAGAAGTTGGTACTGTAGTACGCGTGTCTCAGACATATGTGTCTGTGTCTCAGACACGCACACTACTATACCAACTCAGTTATTCAGCTATAGTATCTTAATTGTATAATCgttatgtgtgtgtgtatgcGCGTCTGCTTCATGAATTTATTGGTGATGGACATTTTTTGGGTGGTGGTGGGTTGGGGATACATTGTCAGGCTAATTCTATGATGCACAAGTTTTATAAGTCTTGTAAATGCACAAGAAATAAAAGTTCACTCTATGTAAAATTACAGTGCAAGTTTTCCTTCATCAAATCCATTTCTTAATTTCTTCATGATCTTTGATTTTTACATAAACAAGTTTTGCTTCATTGCTTGCTTGcttgaattttagttttttaagaAGCAAAACTATCATTAACGACTAGGAGAGGTAAAAGCTGTATCCACCAAGAAAAGCCACTACGACATTGCAAATACCCCCATAGGATTAGGATGAATAGGCATCGAGCTTTGTTACAGGTATGCAGGGTATCAAAACAGAAAACCAAAATATGATAATACATAATCTCTTTACAGTTTACACACAACCATAAGACTTAAAAATCAATCATTAAGTGTCCATATTCAGGCTCCACTCATATTATGCTCAAAATTGACCCAGCACTGTCGACAAAATTGAGGAAGCACTTTGAGGAAGCACCGTCAACAAAATTGACCCAGCACTGCATAGAGTCACCACTGAGATAAAAGGATATGTTTGATTTTGGTAGCTGTATTTGCCGTGCAACAGGAAATAAATATTAGgatattagtttattttaaatattaatttcatattatgtcattttacctTTTTAGCCCTTTGTAACAGGAAATAAATATTAGGATATTAGTTTcatattatgtcattttacctTTTTAGCCCTTTTGGATGTATTTAAGAATGCTTTGGCCTCATTTGAAAATCAAtcaaatatttcaacaaatatccTAATATTTATTTCCTGTTACATGCCGAGTATTACTTATTCAGTTCTTGTTTACTGCATTTGCACGGTAGACAAAGTGAAGAAGAATGAGAGGAAAAAGATTCAATGTGGAGAGAGAAAATCATGTGTAGATAGTCTACAATTAGATGTGATACCTTTTAATCCATCGGTTGATAAAAGTTGTGCATGGTTCACAACCTACACAGATTGTGCACATTAGAAGGGGCCTACATTGTGACAGTAAATTTTTTCcgataagaaaatattattatgcTTATTCACTATTTGCTGGAAGGGTAGAACGTAGGGCAGTGTTCCCTCATCTTTCGCTTGCGGGCGGACTCTAGCTTTCGAAAACTTTCCTCACCTATAGCACCTGGCTAGATCCCGGGAACAATACCAAAAAAAGCTATGAATTGGAGAGAGCAGTTGACAATACCAGGATTCAAACCATGGTCTTTTAACTCTTTTTAACCCTCAGCTCAAACAAGTTGACCTAACCCTTTAACACTTATCCATACATTGTGATTTATATAGTATAAAGGCAATCTGGATTGTATGATGCTCTCGAGGTCTAGAGAAGAGTTAGACCAAATATTGTATGTAAGTGGCTCTatcttgtatatatataataggtTAATTCCACAACACGAACATGTGACGTTCTATTCTAATCACATGGCAGCAGCATCAATTATTACACCAAGGCTCCCTTTCATTGATTTCTATACTATATGCTTAAAAATTGAATACAGTCAATACACATTTTGACAATCTATTTCACTTATGAGCTTGTGAAATTTGGCTCGAGATTGAATGAAAAATTGTGCATGCATGCTCCACAGACTAGTACACCTTAGAAAACAAAACATGATCAACCATGGCTTGTATATTTAAGAAAGTTCACAAGTCAACCAACAATGAACTTCTGTTACATGTACTCTATGTAtcttaaaattttcatttcttttcctGGTTAGAGTTGAAATAATTAAGAAGcgtgtttttaattttctttcaaataCCTGTTCAGAGAATTGGTCTGTAATGATATTACTAACAGAACAGTTTCCTTCTTCATAGCTTCAGTGCGTGTACCGGGTCCCAGGCCTTGTTGGCGGCGCTCTTTGCGGCATGTAATAGTGGCTTCTCTTTCCTCATTCTTATATGGCTATCATGTTGGGTATGATATGCTTCACATGCCTTCATCTTCTTGTTCCTGTATGAAATTATCTAATTTTCTTATCACTATTGGCAATGCAGAGTAGTTAATGAAACCTTAGAGAGCATTTCTATAGATCTAGGCTTTAGCGGAAATACATTGGCTGAAGGTACTTCATCTTAATTTGGTGCCGAACATTAAGCTCTTTATCTTGTTTTACATATAAACATCcatctaatttattttatgtttatgttgATGAAGGTCTTGTAGTAAGTATATGTTTAGGAGGTGCTTTTATTGGATCTCTATTCAGTGGGTGGATCGCAGATGGGGTTGGGCGTAGAAGAAGTTTCCAGTTGTGTGCTTTGCCTATGATCATTGGAGCAATAATGAGGTAAGCCAGAGCTACAAACAATGTTAAAATAATTTCTATCTTTCATTATTTCTACCACCTTGCTTTTTTATAAGATGCTACTGTTGCAAAGCAAGTACAAAGCTATGCCGTTTATTTATAAGATACTACTTTAAGTATAGTATCTTCCTTTTTAATAGGTGGTTAATTTTCTTTGGACTAATTTAACtaggaaagaagaaaaagaatcaTCGAAATAAAACAGTGCATAAAGCAATAAACTTATAGTCAAAGTTTTTTGCAGTGCAACATCAACATCCCTCTGGGGCATGCTTTTAGGAAGGTTATTTGTTGGTACTGGAATGGGACTTGGCCCACCTGTTGCAGCTCTTTATGTGGCTGAGGTATAGTAGATCATATCATCA encodes:
- the LOC123921483 gene encoding protein CURVATURE THYLAKOID 1C, chloroplastic isoform X2, which produces MASIIASLPPPLLLHGRKSFQGNFQNFPVSLLSGRRSNIAFVVKASGESSESSTSLTVFKSVQSVWDTPEDRLGLIGLGFAAVVALWASTNLIAAIDKLPVIPISLELIGILFSVVSIVLNNAQTHEYKSTILYNECIHHKIHKSCKLCFTKGTRYIDWLIWQVDK
- the LOC123921483 gene encoding protein CURVATURE THYLAKOID 1C, chloroplastic isoform X1, with product MASIIASLPPPLLLHGRKSFQGNFQNFPVSLLSGRRSNIAFVVKASGESSESSTSLTVFKSVQSVWDTPEDRLGLIGLGFAAVVALWASTNLIAAIDKLPVIPISLELIGILFSVVSIVLNNAQTHEYKSTILYNECIHHKIHKSCKLCFTKGTRYIDWLIWQVDK
- the LOC123921483 gene encoding protein CURVATURE THYLAKOID 1C, chloroplastic isoform X3, which encodes MASIIASLPPPLLLHGRKSFQGNFQNFPVSLLSGRRSNIAFVVKASGESSESSTSLTVFKSVQSVWDTPEDRLGLIGLGFAAVVALWASTNLIAAIDKLPVIPISLELIGILFSVWFTYRYLLFKPDREELFQILNKSASDILGR